A genomic window from Quercus lobata isolate SW786 chromosome 10, ValleyOak3.0 Primary Assembly, whole genome shotgun sequence includes:
- the LOC115963840 gene encoding malate synthase, glyoxysomal-like, with protein sequence MRGQVNLKDAVDGTISFHDKARNRDYKLNDQIAKLFVRPRGWHLPEAHILIDGEPATGCLVDFGLYFYHNYAKFRQNQGAGFGPFFYLPKMEHSREAKIWNSVFERAEKMAGIERGSIRATVLIETLPAVFQMDEIPYELRDLSVGLNCGRWDYIFSYVKTFQAHPDRLLPDRVQVGMTQHFMRSYFELLIRTCHRRGVHAMGGMAAQIPIRDDPAANEAALDLVRKDKLREVKAGHDGTWAAHPGLIPVCMEVFTNNMGNAPNQIQTVKREDAAALTEEDLLQRPRGVWTMEGLRLNTRVGIQYLAAWLTGSGSVPLYNLMEDAATAEISRVQNWQWLKYGVELDGDGLGVKVTKDLFGRVVEEEMTRIESEVGKEKFKKGMYKEACKIFTRQCTTLTLDDFLTLDAYNYIVIQHPQGSSNL encoded by the exons ATGAGAGGCCAAGTTAACTTGAAGGATGCTGTTGATGGGACTATAAGCTTTCATGACAAGGCCAGGAACAGGGATTACAAGCTCAATGATCAGATAGCAAAGCTTTTTGTACGCCCAAGAGGCTGGCACTTACCTGAGGCACACATTCTCATTGATGGTGAACCTGCCACTGGTTGTCTTGTGGACTTTGGCCTCTACTTTTACCACAATTATGCGAAGTTCCGCCAGAACCAAGGTGCTGGGTTTGGGCCTTTCTTCTACCTCCCTAAAATGGAGCATTCAAG GGAAGCAAAGATATGGAACAGTGTGTTTGAGAGGGCAGAGAAGATGGCAGGGATAGAGAGAGGAAGCATCAGGGCCACTGTTCTGATTGAAACACTTCCGGCTGTCTTTCAAATGGATGAAATCCCTTATGAGCTAAGGGATCTCTCTGTTGGTTTGAACTGTGGAAGATGGGATTACATCTTTAGCTATGTCAAAACTTTCCAGGCTCACCCAGATCGCCTACTACCTGACAGAGTTCAAGTTGGCATGACTCAACACTTTATGAGGAGCTATTTtgagctcctcatcaggacGTGCCATAGGCGTGGCGTGCATGCCATGGGTGGCATG GCAGCACAGATTCCTATTAGGGATGATCCAGCAGCAAATGAGGCAGCATTGGACCTAGTGAGAAAGGACAAGCTAAGAGAAGTGAAGGCAGGACATGATGGAACTTGGGCAGCTCACCCTGGACTGATCCCAGTTTGCATGGAAGTCTTCACTAACAACATGGGCAATGCCCCTAATCAGATCCAAACTGTGAAGCGTGAAGATGCGGCTGCCTTAACTGAAGAGGACCTCTTGCAAAGGCCTAGAGGAGTCTGGACAATGGAAGGTCTCCGGCTCAATACTCGGGTTGGAATCCAGTATTTGGCAGCTTGGCTTACTGGATCAGGATCAGTTCCTCTTTACAACCTTATGGAAGATGCAGCAACTGCTGAAATTAGTAGGGTTCAGAACTGGCAGTGGTTGAAATATGGAGTGGAATTGGATGGAGATGGGCTTGGAGTGAAAGTGACTAAGGACCTATTTGGGAGAGTGGTGGAAGAAGAGATGACTAGGATTGAAAGTGAGGTTGGCAAGGAAAAGTTCAAGAAGGGAATGTACAAGGAGGCTTGCAAGATATTCACTAGGCAGTGCACAACACTAACATTGGATGATTTTCTGACTCTAGATGCTTATAATTATATTGTCATACAACACCCCCAGGGATCATCCAATCTCTAA
- the LOC115963842 gene encoding uncharacterized protein LOC115963842, whose translation MQFSSYTVPNHSNGSFSFQRLCLIFPTLHFFPSSLSGRQRLPQVTTQRLFLLSASCFFSLIFPNSPFLSLLENTGAGRKGLIYATNQDLSRQTFNEEEAVHSITQDYYSIKTKIIKQKPLPGETHSISSSPLEPPRRRSKLALTHPTSSFSIKAIKMVDDEVQGFHDSDIDEQRCYWVRKMLYSKMMLKCCTFGSMDKMHSLCKLCEF comes from the exons ATGCAGTTCAGTTCATATACCGTTCCAAATCACTCCAACGGCTCTTTCTCCTTTCAGCGTCTCTGTTTGATTTTCCCAACTCTCCATTTCTTTCCTTCATCTCTCTCAGGACGACAGAGACTCCCACAAGTTACAACCCAACGGCTCTTTCTCCTTTCAGcttcttgtttcttttctttgattttcccAAACTCTCCgtttctttctcttcttgagAATACCGGAGCTGGCAGAAAAGGGCTTATTTACGCCACCAATCAGGATCTGTCACGTCAGACATTTAATGAGGAGGAAGCAGTACACTCTATCACACAGGATTATTACtcaattaaaactaaaatcatCAAACAGAAGCCCTTACCTGGAGAAACCCATTCCATCTCCTCCTCTCCTCTGGAGCCGCCACGGCGTCGTTCTAAGCTGGCGCTGACACACCCAACCTCAag TTTTTCAATCAAAGCAATAAAGATGGTGGATGATGAGGTCCAAGGTTTCCATGATAGTGACATTGATGAGCAACGATGTTATTGGGTGAGGAAAATGCTTTACTCAAAGATGATGTTGAAATGTTGTACCTTTGGCAGTATGGATAAGATGCACAGTTTATGCAAGTtatgtgaattttaa